The genomic segment GCCTACGACGTCCTGAGCGACCCCAAGAAACGCGAGGTGTACGACAAGTACGGAGAGGATGGTAAAGTACTCCATTCATCTGTTTAAAACGGCAGTCAGATGTCGCTGGGGTACACCGGTGCAGTGTTAGAAAGCGGTACCCGCCTGTGACGCGTGCAACGTTAGAAAGTGGTGCGTTGTCAGATTTTGGTATGTGCAATCAATTGCTGTCTAGTGTATGTTTCGCTAATGTGAAAAGgaggtatatttttttataatttaaaggtTGTTCCCTTAAGCCCGTGTTCTCGAAAGTACTAGTTGGGTAAGCTTTACATTTTATATGTTATCAGTGTGGgtggtgtgctttttttttttttctttcagttttactgttgggcatgactaataataataggACTGTATTACTGTGGCTCATACCGGCACTTCTACTAGACCTAGTTGCTACTCGACAGTAGTGACCGGGTGTCGGGACGTTTTGTACTTTTGTGGCATCAGCCAGGAATTGTAGTCCACAGCTGATCAGGGTTATGGGACAGGTGTAATATTACGAGTGTGTTGCAGTGCTACACCCTCAAACTTGAAAAGCACACTCGAAGCCAGTGTAGTTCCAGGTTAAAGCATGCCCGTGCACATTGAGGTTTGCAGCCGCCCTACAGACAGGCGCAATCGGGCTCACTCCTGTACACTCGGCAAACATTAAATGAACGCAAACCCAGGAGGATCTTGTAAATCCTGCACTCTCGTTGGGAGGGAGGGTGTACCTACCTTGGTACAGCTGGATGCATGGAGTTTTCATACCACAAGCGTGGGAATATCTCAGGGGGATAGCATGCTTACCAGGACTAGTTTCCAATGTGTCTGTTTATATTCCAGTCCAGTAGTGTGGTGCTGAAATTCGGAATGGAGCTGCGCTtcggtagttcaaacaatactgccactcCTAAAATATCTGAGCCTGTCTCTCCTGTTAATTGGTGGAGCTGACTGGGCAGTCTCTCTGCTTGCTGGATGTTTCTAGCAGTGCATAGTTGTTGGAGGCTTGTTAGTGTAACAGGATTATGCAACAGGGGTTTTCAACAGTGTGAGCTTCACTCTGAGATGCAGAACAAGCTTGACAAGGCCAGCCTGTGGGTGTCTGACTGTTAAAGGGAACAGTTTGCACactgaaatgtttgtattttccTGCTTTATACATTTGGTATTAGAATTCATGAATGGTTCTTACCATTTCAAAAATGCCATTTTTTCCATGTCGCACAGTACACTGTAGTCCTTGGAAGCATTGTCTTAACTGTTTCTTTTGTACTTTACAggcataaatattttaaagcaaaattcaaataatttagaaaatactagtgtgtgtgtgtatatgtatgtgtgtgtgtataatatatatattggtgtgtgtttatataataataattatataataattgtaaCATTTAGTATGTTTTTGGTCTTCAATTAAAGAGCGACTTGGTATGGGTAATGTAATCGTCTTTAGATTCACTTTTCTGTTTCAGCCATCACATGGTGCTGTAAGAAATATCACATTTGCTCCAAGAGTAAAACTTTGCTCGTAGAGCAAAGGTATTTCttatatccactaggggcagaatATTGCAAGGGGCAGGTTAACAGCTACACCCTGGTGTACCCGAGTTCAGTTTCTAAGATGGCAGGTGCTTAACATCCCCAGGATGTACAGTAATGACCAAATGAGAAAATGATAGTCAACAAGATGATTGCATTATTTCCTACCAGAGTCTTGGTGTTTTTGAAGTCGTGGATGAAGGTCTGATATTTTGTGTGTCTCTTGCAGGTCTGAAAGGAAACCCAGGAGGAGGTGGTCCCACTGGCTCAAGCAGCTACACGTTCCATGGAGACCCTCACGCCATGTTTGCAGAATTCTTTGGGGGGCAAAACCCATTTGACTCCTTCTTCTCACGAAGCAATGGAGGGGAGGACGTTGATATGGAAGACCCATTTGGAGGGTTTGGGATGGGGGGGATTGGGGGCATGGGAGGCATGGGGGGCTTCCCAAGGGGGTTTTCCAGAAACGCAGGCCAGATGCACCACGATGGACTCACGAAAAAGCAAGACCCTGCAGTGGTTCGTGACCTCATGGTATCCCTGGATGAGATTTACAGTGGGTGCACCAAAAAGATGAAGATCTCGCACAAGAGACTCAACCCGGATGGCAGGAGCACCAGGACAGAAGACAAGATTCTGACTATTGAGATCAAGAAAGGCTGGAAGGAAGGGACCAAGATCACTTTCCCCAGAGAGGGAGACGAGACACCCAGTAATATCCCGGCTGATATTATCTTCGTGGTGAAAGACAAGCCTCATCCAGTTTTCAAAAGAGATGGTTCTGATATCCTCTACCCAGCTAAAGTCACGCTCCGAGAGGTAGGGATGGAGGGTGGAAGTGCTTGAATCGGGTAGACATGTACTAAAAGTTGCAATGCAGGCTcagttttgatagaaacacatttaattGTCTACATTGTACACGATGGGAACACTAAGGCTAACACCTATAGTGTACACTGGGAACATGGAGGGTAACACCCATACTGTACACTGTGGAAACATGAAGACAAATGTCTGTAGTTGCATATTTGTTTACAATGGCTACATGTTTAAGCAAACTTCTTTACACTTGGCTGGTATTCAAACTTTAATCCATTAACAACCTGCACTGTGCAAGTGTATGGACTGAGCCATGACTAACTCttcactcccctctctccccaGGCTCTCTGCGGATGCACTGTTAATGCACCTATGCTGGACGGCCGGATAATTCCAGTCTCCTTTAAGGATGTCATCAAGCCTGGGATGAAGTGGCGAGTCCCAGGCGAGGGGCTCCCCCACCCCAAAAACCCAGACAAGCGGGGGGACATGGTGCTGGTTTTCGAGGTGAAATTTCCTGACAGGTTACCACAGAGCACAAAGGACACACTAGGACAGTTGCTTCCAGCTTAGACCTGCGTTCTTCAGAGACTGTGTCCATATTCCTTTCAAAACACTTGCAGATGCACAAGGCCAAAACGAACAGGGAACATGTAAATGGTGATTTCATGaggtgttgtgttttattttattggaggTAATTGAAATTGCTACTTTATTATTTCTTTCATACTATAAATGTCAGATTTGATGTTTTTTGTCTTCTGTGTTTGGTTAGACCTCATTTAATATCTGTTAATGGGCTAACCAAGTTGGCTCTTGTACCCGAGAGCCGGTTTGAATGTTGGTTCTATATGGAACATAAATACAGCCTGTTTTACAGACTGACATGAAAAACAAGCTCATTGAAGTCTGTTACTTAAGAACTTACACTTTTGGTTCAGTTACCTTAATTCTCATCTCAAAATGACTTGGTTTAAggacattttcaaagccttttactgcgtctttaatgttttgttttttttttttgtaaaggtttacCTCAAGTTataaagaatgcattttaaaaattgtttttttatttggccaaaatgtgttttttttttttttaattcactctGTTCAGTATTAGATTAAGCTTTAAGACTTGAATctgaacctcttttttttttttttttaaatacctactTCCTGTGTACAGTATGTTCATTCCAAAACTAGGGAGCTTCCATATGAAAAAGAAAGGTTATGTGTTGAAAACCGATCTGAAAAACAACACAAgcggactaaacctgcttaatccatcaagtggactaaatttgGTACGTTGTAATTGACcccttttgtgtttaaaaataaattatattttgtgagcATTGTTTAAATTGTCAAATGACTAGTTTCACAGACATCGTTAGCACTAGTCTAACAGTCTGTGTTTGAAACCAAACGCCAACAGCGGTTCAAGAAAAGGGCTTAATACGAGGcggtcccaggttcaaatcctggctcgcTGTGTGtgccctgagcaagtcacttaacctgcctgtgctctgtccttcggatgagcTGTAAAGCAGAGATCCTATTGcaactctgcagcagttgttgattcATAGTTCACCTGGTCTAAacgcatctgctaaatgactaagtGTAGATTAACAgccttaataaaaataacttgtatGATGGCACTATTTGTGAACATAATTGTTTTAGCCActtttgatataaaatatattctaaatataAATACTGGTATATCAAGgatttgtgtgtaaaaataagtttaaagctTGTATTCCACAATATTATTCATTTATAGGACCAAAAAAAGACATTCCAATTATATTTGAATTGTAAATGGTGTATATTCACATTTTCATATGGGAACGCTTGGAATAtgttcaataaacaaaataaatgttactgaATTTATGTACTTTCTCACGTGTTTTGAATTTGACATGTAGAATGAACCTGAGTctcaataaaacatgaaaatggaACTGTATGTCAAGAGAACACTTGGAATTTTCTTCAaataagaatttatttttaactgtgccaaaaaaaaaaatgttatgttgtaTTATTGGTTGCTGTTTTCAAGAGGGgtgttaaataaaacttttgttaATGTCACTGTTCTAGTTTCTATATTTCATAGTCGTTTAAAGCATGATGTAACACTTGGTGTGGTAAACCATTATGGGCCATGTTTTCATAGTCTTTTCTCCAGTCTTTTTAAAGTGGTAAAACAcctgtttaattttacaatagAGTAGTGCCTGGCTTAGAGCAGTGTTTCCCAGCCCTGTTTCTGGCGActggttttcgttccaatgcagcagcgctcaattgcttaattaaacAGTATcgacaaaataaaaacttgaataaCAGGAAAATGgccagttaatcactttattagtttAGTGAAGGATTCAATTAAGCAGTTGAGTGCTGCGTTGGAACGAAAAACAGCAGACATggtgtgccgccaggaacagggttgggaaacactggctTGGCGAACACCCATCGGGGaaacaagcaaagtgttctctaagacgaagCTGACCGCaggacacaatatgaatcaacaaatatgtattacttgtcatgtaGTACATGCAACAATatatgaaataaacacattttgtagcGATGCACTTGTGAAAATaggaatacaaaacgaggcagtTCTGGAAtgattggaaaaaaacatttgaatttaagtttgaggCGTTATCTCATTATAAAATAGTACTGCATCAGAAGAAATCACTATCCATGCCAAAAAGCAAAGTTCTTGTTCCTTTTGCCAGAACAGTTACAATGTTTCACTACAAGGTTGTTCTCTTGGGAGGTTTTCCTAAAGTAGTAGGAGAGCCTGTAGCTAACAGAATAATTCAATTTAGTGAACTGTTTTGTTGGCTACAGTCACCTGGAACAGGTACAGGGGGAGTTTATTTAATGCTgacacaaataaacagaaaacatcttaatgtttttgaaaaaccATGTTCTTGTTAGCTCTCATAACAGACTTTACAACTGACAGTATCAAACAGCTGCCATGCAAAGCAAGCCAATGCATAAATGGCATGAGAAGTCAGTAAGACACATTCTATAGCACAGGTGAGCATTCCTCTTCTTCCTTTATGGGTCATTCCATAGTGCCACTGAGTTTTACTcctgtgaagtgttttttttttttttttgtttctgtaaaatggtagaaaatgtacttttgtttttcagctgatTCAGAATTTAAATATTGTAAGAATGTTCAAACATGATGACTCCAATGGCGTATTCAGTTGATGTAAACAATAATATAACTAGAACCACACATGATATTTAACTTACTTTTAAAGTTCAAAAGTAATTATTGAGGTTCGCGCACCCTGATAGAGATGTTGTTTTTCTGCCCCCATTAAGATCGGTTGAATAGACTTCAATGTGTTCATTCGATTTCcttaattttgaatttaaactCCTAAAAGATGACAGACAAGCAAGCAAGCTACAGAGTACACCTGAACCTTCAGTCCTGGGTCTCTCTCAAGCAGATAATCACATCTCTGCTGAAGTTTGTGGTTGTTTAGTGACGTGCCTAACACTATTGTCCACAAGGAGCTAGGTTGACCACTGACCTCAAACTCAATTCGCTGTTCAGATCTGACCCCAGGCCTCTAGAGTTGAAAGGTATGTAAAACTAGCTCACACGAGACACAAATTACATGCAACAAGcaagaaaaagtattttatagCCCACTTGGCACCTAAAGCAAATACTGTCTACTTTGATTAATGGATGCTGATCATGTCATTGCTTTACAGCCTGTCTCATTCTATAAGTACCCAGGAGGGCTGGGTAATTATTTCAGCTCCGAAATGGGATATAGACGCTCTGTTTCCATTCGTTCCTCCCCATGGAGGTTATGTATCCAGGAAACACATGGCTATCCGTTTCCATATTTTGGATAACAGAACCTGGTAAAATGTGTAAAGACAGCACCTCCATTTCCTTTTCCCAGTGTCACTTTTTGGGAGTGTGTTCCTGCCTTGTTTTCCATTATTGTAGTGCAttagatatttgtttttgtttcttgggACCCCTGAATGAAGGCACGGGGGTGTGTGTTGTGCAGTCAGGTGGTTGCAGGTTTGAACCCTGGCTGTGTGATGTTGCTGATCTTCGCTGGAGGTTGAACTGGGCTCTGCTGCTCCTGTGGGTAAGGGAGGCACAATTCTCAGCCACTGAGCTCAAGTGGATGCCTGCCGGGCTGGCCTTGTCCTCTAGTGGCCTGCAGGTCGTCGATATCTGCTGTCAAGCTCCCAGTTGTATCTGCTGTCAAGCTCCTGGGGGCATGCATGCTTTACACTGTAATcataattttaaatgcaattttaccATCTGCCTGTGCTTGAATATAAGTGCATGCCTCTACTTGATGTGTCCTCTAGTTTATAACGAATACTGTATTTGAATTAAAGTCAGTTATGTGCCAGCTGAATCAGTAACTCAGTAATCAGTAATTGGTAGTCTTGTCTGCTgtgaatgggagcctttgtgacgtCTGTGTATTAAAACTGTACTGCTTTCATCGCAGGATAACACTGGAACTTCAGTGAAAGTTGGATGTGGTGTTGGAATTGTTCCAggattattatataataaacGTAATGTTTTGTCCAGTTTTCAGTATTGAAGTTGCGTGGAAAGAAGTAGAACTCTGTAAAGATAATACGTATAGGATACTGCATAGAGTGCCGTGTGATACAAGCTAATATCCTTTCCATGAGAGGTCAGAGCACTTACCCAGGAGTGGCTGCTTTGACCTGGAGTTAGTGGAAATCCGCTTGCTTCTCACACAGCACCATATATTTTGATAATacatagttaaataagaataattaaatagtATAGCTAATTTTAATGTGACGTCATTTCAATCTGATACAAACACATTTCAGATGGCTATCTCGCATCAACATCAGGATCtgctatacaatatatattacaaGCAACATTATCAACAGCACAAGGAATTAAAGTTCTGTTAAGGAGAAATGATacactgttaataaaatgttttgaaattggtGAATACACCTTTAAGATTAATATCAGGAACTAGCTTGTGACTCATCTGTGATTGGCTGTCATCCCTaccttctattattacccagccCTGTTTAACTGCTCATAATAGGACAagctgaaaagaagaaaaaaagaaaataactataaaatatGGACAACATTTAATTAGAGAAGTGGATGAGACCAGATATTTGggggtttatttagatttcaaaaaAATGATAACAGATAAGTGTAAAGGAAGACGAGGAGCAGATCAAAAGAGTCCTCTAATGATATACAAAGGTACAATAAGAAGTGTAGTAGATTATAGAGGCAAGTTATAGAGGCAGCAAGTAAGAGTTTAAAAGCAATTGAAGGACAGGCATTCAGAATTGTACAGGAACAATGAGATCATCACCAACTGAGGCTTTGCAAATAATGACAGGAAAGATGCCACTAGGATTAAGGAGAACATTATTTAATATAAGATATTGGAACAGGATTCAATCCTTTAGTAAGGAGCATCCagtgaggggggagaggggggtggggggggtattGGAACAAAGTGGCATCATGACTATAAAAATGGGGGGAAATAGCATCACATTCCATATGACAAACTGGACGAAGAGATTAAGATTGAGGAAATCAAAATAATGGAAAATATAGATAAAATATTGATGCCAAAATGAATGtttaagaaaccaaaaacatgtaAACTGTTAACCACGATAATTAACAAGGAAGGAGTTAAAATAGAAACTAAGATAAAAGGACAGGAATATGGTAAAAAATAAGGAAGAGGTGTTACAGATATACACAGATGGATCAAAAGACCCTAAATCTGGGAAAACAGGATATGCTCACTGTATACATacatttgaagtatgtaaaagGGGAAGATTATCAGATCATTCTTCAGGATGTACTGTAGAGTGTGTGGCAATGCTTATGGCCATAGGCAAAACAGAGGAATTTAAAGAAAAGGATGGTGTGATTTTTTACAGATTCTCCAAGCTCGATACAGGCATTAGAACCGCAAACAGGAAATAGGATAGATATAGTAAcaaaattataaagaaaatacattctgGCTATAACAATGGCAAGGACTCCAAGTCACTTGGCTATCTTAGGAAATTAAATTGTGGATTTTGAAGCAAAAAAGCAACTCTACAAACAGAGATAATAATACCTTTGAGTCCTGCAGAGGTTAATGCTGTGGCTAAAACTAACATAATGGATGTGTGGCAAAAACTATagaaaaacagtggaaacagAAGATTACATTATCAAAATCACTCAAGAATAGGGAAAGATAAACAAAGAATGCATTCAGAGCCCACCTCTCCACAATAGTACAATTCTGCAACAAACTTAAAGGAAAACATTCAAATCCTCTGGCATTgcacaaataaactgtaaagcAGTGGACATCCTCCAGGCTTCATTTTTGCAAAGATATCAACCACAacatgaaaattattattattattattattattattattattattattattattattattattattatttattattattattatttattattagtattagtattagtattattattacaagcaGATCACTCAGAGGTGGATTGGTCATGGAAGTTTGTAAACAGGTGATAACCAagcttaaaacagaaaacagacgcTCATTGCTTGCAGTGTTCATTGGAAGAGTGATGACTACCTTGATGATTTTTAGTAATATATAAGTAATAGCAAGTTCCCTTTTAGAGTTGTACCAGCTCAACAAGAGAATAAAAACTACCGGTGGCGTGAGTTCAGCTTTTCGTTCTCCTCTTCCCCTCTTCAGTAACTTCTTAAATAattgtcaaatgaaagtcttgattgtttaaaagtaaaggtGCCAATTATAGGATGCCTTTAATTTGCCACGTTTCACTGCGCTGCACGCATACAGTTTAGTTGAGTCAAAACGAAGCGTTTCTAGtcctaaaggctgcttgagtaggatagctggTACATTAGTATTTccagttttatttctgtatgtatgcGGGCGCCAGTCTGGCGTCGGGGCACCGGTGCTGAAGCCGGCCCTGgctattattttgctatttgcttAGTTTCTGTGACATATTAGATCTTATAAAGTAAGCACTTTTACCGACAAAGTTCCAGAACACATCTTAAAGACTAACTTTTTGTAACACAACATACACAACCGCTGTTATCGTTAATTTTGAATTCCATCAAATGCAAATTATTGCAATAACTTGAGCAGAACGATTTCAAAACACAGTAGCATTGCAGCTTTTGGCACGAAAAAAGAGAATGTTTCATTCAACAGCGTTGCATTTTCAGGCCAGTCGCGGCACTTTCGATGTTCTGAAGCATGAACACTTTCCTTTAAGCCTTTGAACTTCTCACAGAAACCGAAAGTTAGCTTTGGTTCACAAggtaacacagtggaatgatcagaATGATGCAATGGCTGGGTTTCAAAAGCGGGGCGAGACAGTTTCtgtggctgtccatggaaacgagATATTATATGATGAATATTAAATACCCACAAAACAACTCCCCGATCATAACCCTAATGTGTGTGTTCTCCATTCTATTCTAAACTGTGTTCTCTTATAATTGGGTAGTTCTGTAGCTATGCATTCATAGGGATCATTATTCACGCttcctgttttattattgttctcTTAACTGGTTTCAGCTGGCTGTGTGGTTAGGCTATCACGGTGGGACCCAAATTGCATGAACTTTTGAACCACATCTCAGCataacagaaaatgctttatttccCCACAGAAGCAGAGAATCAAGTTTAGTTGTACTTCTGACTTGTAAGGAACTGGGCCCTGATTACACTGTGAGCCGATGCAGCTGTTCACTCCGGGTCATTATCTTCGCTCCTCTAACTGAGCTCTACTCTCTCCCTTCTGGGTCGAAGAGCCTTTTCTAATCACCCTCTCCCAGGCTCTGGAATTCGCTCCCTGAGAATATTCACCTGGCTTTCGATTTTTAAAAGAAGGTtaaaattttcctttttttatttgccttgttcagtgctttgtgataatctgttatgaaaggtgctatatatatatatatatatatatatatatatatatatatatatatatatatatatatatatatatatatatatatataaaagtattgtTATGTCCTAATAGGCAATCCGATCCGCTGAATCGTCGACTTATCAAAAGAACAGTTTTTCCGACGTCagaaactgatatata from the Polyodon spathula isolate WHYD16114869_AA unplaced genomic scaffold, ASM1765450v1 scaffolds_1795, whole genome shotgun sequence genome contains:
- the LOC121310176 gene encoding dnaJ homolog subfamily B member 1-like isoform X1, which encodes MGKDYYKVLGIPKGSSDDEIKKAYRKQALRYHPDKNKSADAEEKFKEIAEAYDVLSDPKKREVYDKYGEDGLKGNPGGGGPTGSSSYTFHGDPHAMFAEFFGGQNPFDSFFSRSNGGEDVDMEDPFGGFGMGGIGGMGGMGGFPRGFSRNAGQMHHDGLTKKQDPAVVRDLMVSLDEIYSGCTKKMKISHKRLNPDGRSTRTEDKILTIEIKKGWKEGTKITFPREGDETPSNIPADIIFVVKDKPHPVFKRDGSDILYPAKVTLREALCGCTVNAPMLDGRIIPVSFKDVIKPGMKWRVPGEGLPHPKNPDKRGDMVLVFEVKFPDRLPQSTKDTLGQLLPA
- the LOC121310176 gene encoding dnaJ homolog subfamily B member 1-like isoform X2; amino-acid sequence: MFAEFFGGQNPFDSFFSRSNGGEDVDMEDPFGGFGMGGIGGMGGMGGFPRGFSRNAGQMHHDGLTKKQDPAVVRDLMVSLDEIYSGCTKKMKISHKRLNPDGRSTRTEDKILTIEIKKGWKEGTKITFPREGDETPSNIPADIIFVVKDKPHPVFKRDGSDILYPAKVTLREALCGCTVNAPMLDGRIIPVSFKDVIKPGMKWRVPGEGLPHPKNPDKRGDMVLVFEVKFPDRLPQSTKDTLGQLLPA